A single region of the Lotus japonicus ecotype B-129 chromosome 4, LjGifu_v1.2 genome encodes:
- the LOC130716305 gene encoding uncharacterized protein At4g00950-like, giving the protein MKKLDHDIQEQEEELTTPPKLCLLVTRPYTAPEAPTPPPRTAASVPFQWEEAPGKPRPCHTRSEPAGRGGGVSRALELPPRLSFMENNHNKVSVSPTTVLDGPYIGRAVSFTMSHRSSTRDTEESSSFGSTRWLKKKKSNRVKREGSFDFSSWSVDGTSKVKIMRVRRTGSFLSLSRGTSHLWANIYESFKQVVPWRCRQETQGKQN; this is encoded by the exons ATGAAGAAGCTCGATCATGATATTCAAGAACAGGAGGAGGAGCTAACAACACCGCCCAAGCTCTGTCTGCTAGTGACACGGCCGTACACGGCGCCGGAGGCTCCCACGCCGCCGCCTCGTACGGCGGCTTCAGTTCCGTTCCAGTGGGAGGAAGCACCGGGGAAGCCTAGGCCCTGCCACACACGATCTGAGCCGGCAGGTAGAGGAGGTGGTGTTTCCAGAGCACTGGAGCTCCCTCCGAGGTTGTCGTTCATGGagaataatcataataaggTTTCCGTTTCCCCGACAACGGTGTTGGATGGTCCTTACATTGGACGCGCCGTGTCTTTTACGATGTCGCACAGGAGCTCCACCAGAGACACCGAGGAGAGTTCCAGTTTTGGGTCTACCAGGtggttgaagaagaaaaagagcaACAGGGTGAAACGTGAGGGTAGTTTTGACTTTTCGAGTTGGAGTGTGGATGGCACCAGTAAAGTGAAGATCATGAGGGTTAGGAGAACAGGAAGCTTCTTGAGTCTCTCTCGTGgaacttcacatttgtgg GCAAACATTTATGAAAGCTTTAAGCAAGTGGTCCCATGGAGGTGCAGGCAAGAAACGCAAGGCAAGCAAAATTGA
- the LOC130713182 gene encoding S-adenosylmethionine decarboxylase proenzyme-like — translation MALCVPDDIITNNQPAASPIRFEGVEKRLEISFTESPPILNHTQRLGLRALTRTQLNSILEPACCTIVSHLSNAELDSYVLSESSLFIYPHKIILKTCGTTRLLLSIHPILRLADSLSLSVLAVKYSRGEFLFPNDQHTPHRSFSDEVVVLKDHFSHLGDAKYFITAGPNNRNWHVYFACREDAGATSSLYRKGVGTVEICMTGLDREKARVFFKGNKMTEMSRVAEIIPGHAICGFEFDPCGYSMNGIEGTSFSTVHVTPEDGFSYASYEVEGLDPGCVGFGPLLNRVLWCFGPCEFSVAVTCEAGAEGWATWRGDVEGYRCENVVKEEMPGKGCLLYMSFSSRGCAGSVMDSEI, via the coding sequence ATGGCCTTGTGTGTTCCTGATGATATTATCACCAATAACCAACCAGCAGCATCACCGATCAGATTCGAAGGCGTTGAAAAGCGGTTAGAGATTTCATTCACCGAGTCACCACCGATtctcaatcacactcagcgacTTGGCCTACGAGCCCTGACTCGGACTCAGCTCAACTCAATCCTCGAACCCGCGTGCTGCACCATCGTGTCACACCTCTCCAACGCCGAACTAGACTCATACGTGCTCTCAGAATCCAGCCTCTTCATCTACCCACACAAAATCATTCTCAAAACATGCGGCACCACCAGGCTCCTCCTCTCAATCCACCCCATTCTCCGCCTCGCAGACTCCCTCTCGCTCTCTGTACTCGCCGTCAAATACTCGCGCGGGGAATTTCTTTTCCCAAATGACCAGCACACCCCTCACCGGAGTTTCTCCGACGAGGTCGTCGTGCTGAAGGACCATTTTTCCCATCTCGGCGACGCCAAGTACTTCATCACTGCTGGTCCGAATAATAGAAACTGGCACGTGTACTTTGCGTGCAGGGAGGATGCCGGTGCCACGTCATCGCTGTATCGGAAGGGCGTGGGAACGGTTGAGATTTGCATGACGGGGCTGGACCGGGAAAAGGCGCGCGTATTTTTTAAGGGTAATAAAATGACGGAAATGTCTCGGGTGGCGGAGATTATTCCGGGTCACGCGATTTGTGGGTTCGAGTTTGATCCGTGTGGGTACTCCATGAACGGGATCGAGGGTACGTCGTTTTCAACCGTGCACGTGACTCCCGAAGATGGGTTCAGTTATGCGAGCTACGAGGTGGAGGGTTTGGATCCGGGTTGTGTTGGGTTCGGGCCACTCCTGAACCGGGTGTTGTGGTGCTTTGGCCCGTGTGAGTTTTCTGTTGCTGTCACATGCGAGGCAGGTGCTGAGGGGTGGGCTACGTGGCGTGGTGACGTGGAGGGGTACCGATGTGAGAATGTGGTGAAGGAGGAGATGCCGGGGAAAGGGTGCTTGCTGTACATGAGTTTCTCCAGTAGAGGATGCGCAGGGTCAGTGATGGATTCAGAAATTTGA